The proteins below are encoded in one region of Phaseolus vulgaris cultivar G19833 chromosome 1, P. vulgaris v2.0, whole genome shotgun sequence:
- the LOC137813491 gene encoding rust resistance kinase Lr10-like gives MAIGFSEKLGEGGYGSVFKGKLRSGPCVAIKVLRKSKGNGQDFINEVATIGRIHHQNVVQLIGYCVEGSKHALVYQFMSNGSLDKFIFSREGNLHLTYDTIYNIAIGVARGISYLHHGCEMQILHFDIKPHNILLDEKFTPKVSDFGLAKLYPIDKSVVTMTAARGTIGYMAPELFYTNIGRISDKSDVYSFGMLLMEIASKRKNLNPHAERSSQLYFSFWIYDQLDKEKDIDMEDVIEEEKKIAKKMMIVSLWCIQLKPNDRPSINKVVEMLEGDIENLKIPPKPSLYPHETLEKICSGQTTLSEFISSSSNSMEIATNAPLDESI, from the coding sequence ATGGCCATAGGTTTCAGCGAAAAGTTGGGTGAAGGAGGTTATGGCTCTGTATTTAAGGGAAAGTTGCGTAGTGGACCTTGTGTTGCCATAAAAGTGTTACGAAAATCAAAAGGTAATGGACAAGACTTTATCAATGAAGTTGCAACAATTGGAAGAATACATCATCAAAATGTAGTACAGTTaattggatattgtgttgaggGCTCAAAACATGCCCTTGTTTATCAGTTCATGTCCAATGGATCTCTtgacaaatttatattttccagAGAAGGAAATTTGCATTTAACCTATGACACAATATATAATATAGCAATTGGAGTAGCACGTGGGATTTCATATCTACACCATGGGTGTGAGATGCAGATTTTGCATTTTGACATCAAACCCCACAACATCTTGCTTGATGAAAAATTTACCCCAAAAGTTTCTGACTTTGGATTGGCAAAACTATATCCAATAGATAAAAGTGTTGTAACTATGACAGCAGCAAGAGGGACAATTGGATACATGGCTCCAGAATTGTTTTATACAAATATAGGAAGAATATCAGATAAGTCTGATGTTTATAGTTTTGGAATGCTTCTAATGGAGATAGCAAGCAAGAGGAAAAACTTAAACCCCCATGCAGAGCGTTCAAGTCAACTTTACTTTTCCTTTTGGATTTATGATCAACTTGACAAAGAGAAAGATATAGATATGGAAGATGTCATAGAGGAAGAGAAGAAAATTGCAAAAAAAATGATGATAGTTTCACTCTGGTGCATACAATTAAAACCAAATGATCGTCCTTCCATTAATAAGGTAGTCGAAATGCTTGAAGGAGACATTGAGAACCTTAAAATTCCTCCAAAGCCTTCTCTGTATCCACATGAAACATTGGAAAAAATTTGCTCTGGCCAAACAACATTGTCTGAGTTTATTAGTTCTTCAAGCAATTCCATGGAAATTGCCACTAATGCTCCCCTAGATGAAAGTATTTGA